In one Alphaproteobacteria bacterium genomic region, the following are encoded:
- a CDS encoding RecX family transcriptional regulator, which yields MHYLERYASSAENLRRVLMRRVYRSAELHDTDPAAGEKSVSDLIDRYRRAGLLDDKAYSTARAASLHRQGKSSRAIRQALSLKGVDEDTVSAALDALRDEVGSQTDLRAAVNYARRRRIGPWRSMENRESNRERDLAALGRQGFSYDIARKVIEANEPDDVLQEDEF from the coding sequence TTGCACTATCTCGAACGCTATGCCAGCAGCGCGGAGAACCTGCGCCGGGTACTGATGCGGCGGGTCTATCGCTCGGCCGAACTGCACGACACCGACCCGGCGGCTGGCGAAAAGTCGGTATCGGACCTGATCGACCGGTACCGGCGGGCCGGATTGCTGGACGACAAGGCCTACTCGACAGCCAGGGCCGCCAGCCTGCACCGACAAGGCAAATCCTCACGCGCCATCCGTCAGGCCCTGTCCCTGAAAGGGGTCGACGAAGACACGGTCAGCGCTGCCCTGGACGCGTTGCGAGACGAAGTTGGATCGCAGACCGATCTGCGGGCCGCCGTGAACTATGCCCGCCGACGGCGGATCGGCCCCTGGCGCTCGATGGAGAATCGCGAGTCCAATCGGGAACGGGATCTGGCCGCATTGGGACGCCAGGGCTTTTCATATGACATCGCCCGTAAGGTCATCGAAGCCAACGAACCGGACGATGTGCTGCAGGAGGACGAATTTTGA
- a CDS encoding TldD/PmbA family protein has translation MTADTDALSLIQDLVDRAKKAGADAADAVAGLSTSVSHAQRLGKTEKLERDESQDLGLRVLIGRKQAIVSSNDWKADGLDLLVERAIAMAKAVPDDEYCGIADPDQIVGPDYPVLEMFDPEEPSAETLIERAKETEDAALAVEGITNSEGAEASWSHFRIALAASNGFAGTYEGSRHSVGVSVLAGSGTEMESDHDYATKIFGADLPSFAEIGRTAADRALKKLGARKPPTAHGVPVIFDPRVSGGMVRHLTGAINGSSVARGTSFLKDRMGEQVMAEGITIVDDPHMDRGLASKPFDAEGLPNKRRNLVDQGVLQTWILDLRTARQLGLASTGHASRGTGGPPGPSTTNTHLAAGTVSPEDLIADIEQGFYVTSVMGMGVSMITGDYSRGASGFWIENGEIAYPVNEVTIAGNLKDMFLAMTAANDLEFKYATNAPTIRVDGMTVAGT, from the coding sequence ATGACCGCCGATACCGACGCTCTTTCCCTGATCCAGGACCTTGTCGACCGTGCGAAGAAAGCCGGCGCCGACGCAGCCGATGCGGTGGCGGGCCTGTCCACCTCCGTCAGTCACGCCCAGCGACTGGGCAAGACGGAAAAGCTGGAGCGCGACGAGTCCCAGGATCTCGGGCTGCGGGTTCTGATCGGCAGGAAGCAGGCGATCGTGTCATCCAACGACTGGAAGGCGGACGGCCTGGACCTGCTGGTCGAACGCGCTATTGCCATGGCGAAGGCCGTCCCCGACGATGAGTATTGCGGGATCGCGGACCCGGATCAGATTGTCGGCCCGGATTATCCGGTGCTGGAAATGTTCGATCCTGAAGAGCCATCCGCGGAAACGCTGATCGAGCGTGCCAAGGAGACCGAGGACGCGGCGCTGGCCGTCGAAGGCATCACCAATTCCGAAGGGGCCGAGGCCTCCTGGTCTCACTTCCGCATTGCGCTGGCTGCCAGCAACGGTTTTGCCGGCACCTATGAGGGCAGTCGCCACAGTGTCGGGGTCTCGGTCCTTGCCGGATCGGGGACGGAGATGGAATCGGACCATGATTACGCAACGAAGATTTTCGGTGCGGACCTGCCGTCCTTTGCCGAGATCGGACGCACCGCCGCCGACCGGGCGCTGAAAAAGCTGGGCGCCCGCAAGCCGCCGACGGCGCATGGTGTGCCGGTGATCTTCGATCCCCGCGTTTCTGGCGGCATGGTTCGCCATCTGACCGGCGCCATCAACGGATCGTCCGTCGCCCGCGGGACGTCTTTCCTGAAGGACCGGATGGGAGAGCAGGTCATGGCCGAGGGCATCACCATCGTCGATGATCCGCATATGGACCGTGGGCTGGCGTCAAAGCCCTTCGATGCGGAGGGCCTGCCCAACAAGCGTCGAAATCTGGTCGACCAGGGCGTGCTGCAGACATGGATTCTGGATCTTCGTACCGCGCGGCAGTTGGGGCTGGCCTCGACCGGCCATGCCAGCCGAGGCACCGGCGGTCCACCCGGTCCGTCTACGACCAATACCCATCTGGCTGCCGGAACGGTGTCGCCGGAGGACCTGATCGCGGATATCGAGCAGGGTTTCTATGTCACATCCGTCATGGGCATGGGCGTCAGCATGATCACCGGCGATTACAGTCGCGGTGCGTCCGGCTTCTGGATTGAAAACGGTGAGATCGCCTATCCGGTGAACGAGGTCACCATCGCGGGCAATCTGAAGGACATGTTCCTGGCGATGACCGCCGCCAACGACCTGGAGTTCAAGTATGCCACGAATGCGCCGACCATCCGGGTGGACGGGATGACGGTCGCCGGCACCTGA
- a CDS encoding isochorismatase family protein, translating to MTCRGGHRLKLPSGGRTALLVIDMQRDFIDPQGMCAVLGDDPAFARAIVPRVERLTEWARVQGHAVFHTREGYAPDLSDMHAAKRARRGPVSEGPLGRFLIRGEVGHDFIDRLRPQPGEPVIDKPGFGAFHATDLDTRLRQRGITHLILCGVTTSCCVHTTLREAVDRGYTCLTVADCCAALELDDHDRALDLIASEGDLFGWVCDLNALAVEGPPRRHDCTIRAMTSDDADAVMAIYAEGIETGHATFQTDPGDWDGFSSGKLAAPRLIAEAPDGSLLGFAVLSQVSARPVYRGICEVSIYVADRTKGRGVGHALLGDLVTKSEEAGIWTLTAGIFPENKASLILHAAHGFRCLGRQRAAAIMPMGPMAGQWRDVLRLERRSERVR from the coding sequence GTGACATGCCGGGGCGGGCATCGCCTGAAGTTGCCATCGGGCGGCAGGACCGCCCTGCTGGTCATCGACATGCAGCGCGATTTCATCGATCCACAGGGGATGTGCGCCGTCCTGGGCGACGACCCCGCCTTCGCCCGCGCCATCGTGCCCCGGGTGGAGCGTCTGACGGAATGGGCGCGGGTGCAGGGACATGCGGTTTTTCACACCCGCGAAGGCTATGCCCCGGACCTGTCGGACATGCACGCCGCCAAGCGCGCACGGCGCGGCCCGGTCAGCGAGGGACCATTGGGCCGATTCCTGATCCGCGGAGAAGTCGGTCACGACTTCATCGACCGACTGCGCCCCCAACCGGGTGAGCCCGTAATCGACAAGCCTGGCTTTGGCGCCTTCCACGCGACCGACCTCGACACCCGCCTGCGGCAGCGCGGCATCACCCATCTGATCCTGTGCGGGGTCACGACCTCCTGCTGCGTCCACACCACCCTGCGCGAGGCGGTCGACCGGGGTTACACCTGCCTGACGGTCGCCGATTGTTGCGCGGCACTGGAACTGGATGATCACGATCGGGCCCTGGACCTGATTGCCAGCGAAGGCGATCTGTTCGGCTGGGTCTGCGACCTGAACGCCCTGGCCGTCGAAGGACCGCCGCGCCGGCACGACTGCACCATCCGGGCAATGACGTCGGATGACGCCGATGCGGTGATGGCGATCTATGCGGAAGGCATCGAAACCGGGCATGCGACCTTCCAGACCGATCCCGGAGATTGGGACGGGTTTTCGTCCGGAAAACTGGCGGCGCCCCGCCTGATCGCCGAGGCCCCCGACGGATCGCTCCTGGGCTTCGCGGTGCTGTCCCAGGTATCCGCCCGGCCGGTCTATCGCGGCATCTGTGAAGTATCGATCTATGTGGCGGACCGGACCAAGGGACGCGGTGTCGGTCACGCCCTGCTGGGCGACCTCGTGACGAAAAGCGAAGAGGCCGGCATCTGGACCCTCACGGCCGGCATCTTCCCCGAAAACAAGGCCAGTCTGATCCTGCATGCCGCCCATGGATTCCGCTGCCTGGGACGGCAGCGCGCCGCCGCCATCATGCCGATGGGGCCGATGGCGGGCCAATGGCGCGACGTGTTGCGGCTGGAACGCCGATCCGAGCGCGTTCGGTAG